The Pedobacter roseus genome contains a region encoding:
- the pdeM gene encoding ligase-associated DNA damage response endonuclease PdeM yields MNITSQGEELILDKERALFLPKHQLLAISDLHLGKSAHFRQAGLQVPATIAQTDLQRLSLLIKHYHPKTLLINGDMFHHGLNTDIEEFAEWRKQYQQLDFLLVKGNHDRLSHANYAAMNINIHEPSFCLGPFCFIHDAPNCTEEELYPISGHIHPGVTIVGKAKQRLKFPCFYFGKDYAVLPAFSLFTGLYNIYPKTSERIFAITPKSVVEV; encoded by the coding sequence ATGAACATTACAAGCCAGGGTGAGGAACTGATTTTAGATAAAGAAAGGGCTTTATTTTTACCCAAACATCAACTTTTAGCAATAAGCGACCTACATTTGGGCAAATCGGCACATTTCCGTCAGGCTGGCCTGCAGGTACCCGCCACCATTGCACAAACAGATTTACAGCGCCTAAGCCTACTGATTAAGCACTATCATCCAAAAACATTATTAATTAATGGCGACATGTTCCATCACGGCCTAAACACAGATATTGAAGAATTTGCCGAATGGAGAAAACAATATCAGCAACTGGATTTTTTATTGGTAAAAGGTAATCACGACAGGCTATCTCATGCGAATTATGCTGCAATGAACATCAATATACATGAGCCCAGTTTTTGCTTAGGTCCATTTTGCTTTATACACGATGCACCCAATTGTACTGAAGAAGAATTATATCCCATTAGCGGCCATATTCATCCTGGAGTTACCATTGTAGGTAAAGCAAAGCAAAGATTGAAATTTCCGTGTTTTTATTTCGGCAAGGACTACGCCGTACTTCCTGCTTTTAGCTTGTTTACGGGACTTTATAATATTTATCCAAAAACAAGCGAACGTATTTTTGCAATTACACCAAAAAGTGTGGTAGAAGTTTAA
- a CDS encoding enoyl-CoA hydratase/isomerase family protein gives MENLVLYQVAERIATITINRPDKRNALNPQLISALTAAFIRAAEDDLVKVVILNANGGSFSAGADLGYLQQLQQNSFEENVADSNRLKKLFTTIYYLPKVVIAQVDGHAIAGGCGLATICDIVFATPESNFGYTEVKIGFVPAIVSCFLKQKVSESVAKEILLTGKTFSAEQALKYNLINFVTNSSEIHQNVREFALSLCNGSSGNSLMVTKQLITQTNNPLLEKCLETAVQINARVRESEDFKKGISSFLNKEKINW, from the coding sequence ATGGAAAATCTGGTTTTATATCAAGTTGCAGAAAGAATTGCAACCATAACCATTAACCGGCCTGACAAAAGAAACGCCTTAAATCCTCAACTCATCTCAGCGTTAACAGCTGCATTTATCCGTGCAGCAGAAGATGACCTGGTTAAGGTAGTTATCTTAAATGCAAATGGTGGTTCATTTAGTGCCGGTGCCGATTTAGGATACCTGCAACAGTTGCAGCAAAATAGTTTTGAAGAAAATGTTGCCGATTCTAACCGACTCAAAAAATTATTTACAACCATATATTACCTGCCAAAGGTTGTTATCGCACAGGTAGACGGTCATGCTATTGCGGGTGGGTGTGGTTTAGCAACCATCTGCGACATTGTTTTTGCAACCCCTGAGAGTAATTTTGGCTACACTGAAGTTAAAATAGGCTTTGTTCCTGCTATTGTTTCCTGTTTTTTAAAACAAAAGGTGAGCGAATCGGTTGCTAAAGAAATCCTTTTAACGGGAAAAACCTTCTCTGCTGAGCAGGCACTTAAATATAATTTGATAAACTTTGTAACAAATTCATCCGAAATTCATCAAAACGTAAGAGAATTTGCACTAAGTTTGTGTAACGGAAGTTCTGGTAATTCGTTAATGGTTACAAAACAATTAATTACACAGACTAACAATCCCCTGCTTGAAAAATGCCTGGAAACTGCGGTACAGATCAATGCCCGTGTACGGGAGAGTGAAGATTTTAAAAAAGGAATTTCTTCATTTTTAAATAAAGAGAAAATTAACTGGTAA
- a CDS encoding SatD family protein, translating into MICIVTGDIVGSRKIKDSWLLSLKTALKVTSGQHAKWEIFRGDSFQVEVEPENAIKVAAYLKACIRVNKPADVRMGIGIGGIKNKRKKLSESSGDAFINSGAAFDSLKQAKTNLAIKTDYPDFDEEINVVIKLSLIAMDSWGVVAAEMVKLALENENLLQSELAAISGRTQSSVSEALKRAHYTEIMEMDRLYRKKLNQTILK; encoded by the coding sequence ATGATTTGTATTGTAACAGGTGATATTGTAGGTTCGAGAAAGATTAAAGACAGCTGGTTATTGAGTTTAAAAACGGCATTAAAAGTAACTTCAGGGCAACATGCTAAGTGGGAAATCTTTCGTGGGGATAGTTTTCAGGTTGAGGTTGAGCCGGAAAATGCAATTAAAGTGGCAGCTTATTTAAAAGCTTGTATAAGAGTAAACAAACCTGCCGACGTAAGGATGGGCATTGGTATTGGGGGGATAAAAAACAAGCGTAAAAAGCTTTCCGAATCAAGTGGAGATGCCTTTATTAACTCGGGGGCAGCCTTTGATAGTTTAAAACAGGCCAAAACCAATTTAGCCATTAAAACAGATTATCCTGATTTTGACGAGGAAATTAATGTGGTAATTAAACTCTCTTTAATTGCCATGGACAGCTGGGGGGTAGTAGCCGCAGAAATGGTAAAGCTTGCACTCGAAAATGAAAACCTGTTACAAAGCGAACTTGCAGCCATTTCAGGCAGAACGCAATCTTCGGTAAGCGAAGCGCTAAAACGCGCACATTATACCGAAATAATGGAAATGGACAGGCTTTACCGTAAAAAATTGAACCAAACGATTTTGAAATAA
- a CDS encoding ligase-associated DNA damage response DEXH box helicase, translating into MDQTKTKGYKKIKAWLKANKRRPFQFQEDAWQYYLNGYSGLVNAPTGFGKTFSLFLAVVIEALNASEASNKKAKDRLQLIWITPLRSLAKDIARAMRETLLELELDWHVGVRNGDTSQAEKVQQKKSMPEILLITPESLHLLLAQKGSSTLFRNLKCIVADEWHELLGSKRGVLVELAVSRIKGLQKLEKNQFLRIWGISATIGNIDEALDVLEPNLEAKRIIVKADLEKKIVIKSIIPDDIETLPWAGHLGLKLAYKLLPIIEKSKTTLIFINTRGQSEMWYQHLLNIEPELAGRIAIHHGSIDFELRNWIEDALHTGQLKAVIATSSLDLGVDFKPVDTVVQVGSPKGVARFLQRAGRSGHSPHETSKIYFLPTHALELVEAAAIKEAAKTNNIESREPFIMVFDTLVQYLVTLAIGDGFDDKIIYEEIKNTHAFKLILPEEWTWVMQFITSGGDSLSAYTEFKKVVKDEDGLWKVKSRQLAMRHRLHIGTIVSDAMLKVKFISGGYIGMVEEYFVTRLKAGDNFRLAGRVLEFIQVKDMTVVVRVSKQKNAISPSWNGGRLPLSSNLGSVLRKKYNEALDKTHQDEELDSVYPLFLLQEKRSHVPRNDELLIELINNKEGFHLFAYPFEGRLVHEVLAALVAYRLSKLLPISFSIAMNDYGFELLSETEIPMDESIAYEVFSPKNLTEDITLSINSTEMARRKFRDIACISGLVFQGYPGKYVANKHLQSSAGLFFNVFSDYDKHNLLLRQAYDEVFYQQLEEPRLAAALERIQNGAIIITNPKSFTPLSFPIKVDSLRENMSSEELEQRIARMKAESEKIK; encoded by the coding sequence ATGGACCAAACCAAAACCAAAGGTTATAAAAAGATAAAAGCCTGGTTAAAGGCTAATAAACGCAGGCCTTTCCAGTTTCAGGAAGATGCCTGGCAGTATTATCTTAATGGCTATAGCGGTTTGGTAAATGCACCTACAGGCTTCGGAAAAACCTTTTCCCTATTTTTAGCGGTGGTGATTGAGGCTTTAAATGCATCAGAAGCCAGTAATAAAAAAGCAAAAGACCGCTTACAGTTAATCTGGATTACCCCGCTCCGCTCCCTGGCCAAAGATATTGCAAGGGCCATGCGCGAAACTTTATTAGAACTGGAGCTAGATTGGCACGTGGGTGTCCGCAATGGCGATACTTCTCAGGCCGAAAAAGTACAACAAAAAAAATCGATGCCCGAAATTTTATTGATTACTCCGGAGAGTCTGCACCTTTTGCTGGCACAAAAGGGCTCTTCTACATTATTCAGAAACCTTAAATGCATTGTTGCTGATGAATGGCATGAACTTTTGGGCAGTAAACGTGGGGTATTAGTTGAGTTAGCAGTTTCGCGAATTAAAGGCTTACAAAAATTAGAGAAAAACCAGTTTTTAAGGATCTGGGGGATTTCGGCTACTATTGGCAATATTGACGAGGCTTTGGATGTGTTAGAACCCAATTTGGAAGCTAAACGCATCATTGTTAAAGCCGATTTAGAAAAGAAAATCGTAATTAAATCCATTATACCCGACGATATTGAGACACTGCCCTGGGCCGGGCATTTAGGCTTGAAACTGGCTTATAAACTTTTGCCGATTATTGAGAAGAGCAAAACAACCTTAATTTTCATCAATACCCGCGGCCAATCGGAAATGTGGTACCAGCATTTACTGAATATCGAACCTGAACTGGCCGGAAGAATTGCGATACACCATGGATCGATAGATTTTGAGCTCCGTAACTGGATTGAAGATGCCTTGCATACCGGGCAACTCAAAGCAGTTATTGCCACCTCATCCTTAGATTTGGGCGTAGATTTTAAACCGGTTGATACCGTTGTACAGGTAGGTTCGCCAAAGGGCGTAGCGCGTTTTTTGCAAAGGGCAGGTCGCTCTGGTCACTCCCCGCATGAAACTTCTAAAATCTATTTCCTACCCACCCATGCCTTAGAACTGGTAGAAGCCGCGGCCATTAAAGAAGCGGCTAAAACGAATAATATAGAAAGCAGGGAGCCATTTATTATGGTATTTGATACCTTAGTTCAATACCTGGTTACATTGGCCATAGGCGATGGATTTGATGATAAAATTATTTACGAAGAAATTAAAAACACCCATGCTTTCAAACTCATTCTCCCGGAAGAATGGACCTGGGTAATGCAGTTTATTACTTCAGGAGGAGATAGTTTAAGTGCTTATACCGAATTTAAAAAGGTAGTAAAAGATGAGGACGGACTTTGGAAAGTAAAAAGCCGTCAATTGGCCATGCGGCACCGTTTACACATAGGTACCATTGTGAGTGACGCCATGCTGAAAGTGAAATTCATTTCGGGTGGATACATTGGCATGGTGGAAGAATATTTTGTTACCCGCTTAAAAGCCGGCGATAATTTCCGCCTGGCCGGAAGGGTTTTGGAATTTATCCAGGTGAAAGACATGACAGTTGTAGTGAGGGTAAGCAAGCAAAAAAACGCCATTTCGCCAAGCTGGAACGGTGGTCGACTACCCTTATCATCCAATTTAGGTTCTGTACTCCGTAAAAAATATAATGAAGCTTTGGATAAAACCCATCAGGACGAAGAACTGGATTCTGTTTACCCATTGTTTTTATTACAGGAGAAACGCTCTCATGTACCTAGAAACGATGAATTGTTAATTGAGCTGATCAACAATAAAGAAGGTTTTCATTTATTTGCCTACCCTTTTGAAGGCCGTTTGGTACACGAGGTTTTAGCGGCGTTAGTCGCCTATCGTTTAAGTAAACTGCTTCCCATCAGTTTTTCCATCGCCATGAACGATTATGGTTTCGAACTGTTAAGCGAAACGGAAATCCCTATGGATGAATCGATTGCCTATGAAGTTTTCTCTCCTAAAAATTTAACGGAAGATATTACATTAAGTATTAACTCTACTGAAATGGCAAGGCGGAAATTTAGGGATATTGCCTGTATTTCGGGATTGGTTTTTCAGGGTTATCCGGGAAAATACGTCGCAAATAAACACCTCCAGTCATCGGCAGGTTTGTTTTTTAATGTTTTTAGTGATTACGACAAACATAATTTACTTTTGCGACAGGCTTATGATGAGGTTTTTTATCAGCAGCTGGAAGAACCCAGGTTAGCAGCCGCTTTAGAAAGGATTCAGAACGGAGCGATTATCATCACCAATCCGAAAAGTTTTACCCCACTTTCTTTTCCAATAAAAGTAGATAGTTTGCGGGAGAATATGAGTTCGGAAGAGTTAGAACAAAGGATTGCCAGAATGAAGGCTGAATCAGAGAAAATTAAATAA
- a CDS encoding DUF3307 domain-containing protein: MDIYLIKLIIAHLIGDFFLQPNAWVKDKERRKLKSTKLYLHVMIHVALIFVVFFSFDVWKTALTIGVIHLIIDALKSIFQTNKNARLLFFADQVLHFSSIVAVWHLFYKGSLDVGFLNDPHTWVLISGALFLTMPTSIVMKVIIAKWIPDNQPDSPKSLENAGKYIGILERTLIFLFILTNHFEAVGFLLAAKSIFRFGDLKEKHDLKLTEYVLIGTLLSFGIAIVTAMLTQSFIA; this comes from the coding sequence ATGGATATCTATTTAATCAAACTTATTATTGCCCACTTAATTGGTGATTTCTTTTTGCAGCCAAATGCCTGGGTAAAAGATAAGGAAAGAAGAAAATTAAAATCAACCAAACTCTATTTGCATGTAATGATACATGTGGCCCTGATATTTGTTGTTTTTTTTAGTTTTGATGTTTGGAAAACGGCATTAACAATAGGTGTGATCCATTTAATTATTGATGCATTAAAATCAATCTTTCAGACGAATAAAAATGCCCGTTTACTCTTTTTTGCTGATCAGGTTTTACATTTTAGCTCAATCGTGGCGGTATGGCATCTTTTTTACAAAGGAAGCCTGGATGTTGGTTTTTTAAATGATCCGCATACCTGGGTGCTAATTTCAGGCGCTTTGTTTTTAACCATGCCTACATCGATTGTAATGAAAGTGATCATTGCTAAATGGATCCCGGATAATCAGCCTGATAGCCCAAAATCATTAGAGAATGCAGGTAAATACATCGGGATATTGGAAAGGACATTGATTTTTCTATTTATACTTACCAATCATTTTGAGGCCGTTGGTTTTTTACTTGCCGCAAAATCGATATTCAGATTTGGCGATCTAAAAGAAAAACACGATCTGAAATTAACCGAATATGTACTGATCGGAACTTTATTAAGCTTCGGTATAGCCATTGTAACAGCTATGCTCACCCAAAGCTTTATTGCATAA
- a CDS encoding ligase-associated DNA damage response exonuclease gives MALIEFTKRGIYCKQGDFYVDPWWPVDYAVTTHGHSDHVRFGNKYYLCHTLTKPIIKRRISEDLNVETLEYGESITRNGVNISFFPAGHIIGSAQVRLEYKGEVCVISGDYKIEDDGITVPFEPVKCHSFVSESTFGLPVYKWQKQEIVFNGIRNWVNDNINQQKTSVLIAYSLGKAQRLIKNLAGDTPIYVHNSIANLNEVIIEAGVNLPKTIRITPETTKDELQKGIVIVPPAMRDSRWIKNLSHPVTGICSGWMQVRAHRRWQSADAGFALSDHADWPGLMEAITATGAEKVYVTHGFTAAFSRFLNDEGIEAAEVLTRFGQEDDEENKVDLAEQNENK, from the coding sequence ATGGCGTTAATCGAATTTACCAAAAGAGGCATTTACTGTAAGCAGGGCGATTTTTATGTAGACCCCTGGTGGCCTGTAGATTATGCTGTAACCACACATGGCCATAGCGATCACGTGCGGTTCGGGAACAAATATTACCTCTGCCATACTTTAACCAAACCCATCATCAAACGCAGGATCAGTGAAGATTTAAATGTAGAAACCCTGGAATATGGAGAAAGCATTACCCGTAATGGCGTAAACATTTCTTTTTTCCCAGCCGGGCACATTATTGGTTCGGCACAGGTACGCCTGGAATATAAAGGCGAAGTTTGTGTGATTTCTGGTGATTATAAAATTGAAGATGACGGCATTACTGTACCCTTTGAGCCTGTAAAATGCCATTCTTTTGTTTCAGAAAGTACTTTTGGCCTACCGGTTTACAAATGGCAAAAACAGGAAATTGTTTTTAACGGCATCAGGAACTGGGTAAATGATAATATCAATCAACAGAAAACAAGTGTATTGATTGCCTATAGTTTGGGCAAAGCACAGCGTTTAATAAAAAACCTGGCCGGCGATACCCCTATTTATGTACATAACAGTATTGCCAATCTAAATGAAGTGATTATAGAAGCTGGTGTAAACCTTCCAAAAACCATTAGGATTACCCCCGAAACCACTAAAGATGAATTACAAAAAGGAATTGTAATTGTACCGCCTGCAATGCGTGATAGCCGCTGGATCAAAAATTTATCCCATCCGGTTACCGGGATATGTTCTGGCTGGATGCAGGTAAGGGCGCACCGCCGCTGGCAAAGTGCTGATGCTGGTTTTGCACTCAGTGATCATGCCGACTGGCCTGGTTTAATGGAAGCCATTACCGCAACAGGTGCCGAAAAAGTATATGTTACCCATGGCTTCACGGCTGCTTTTAGCCGCTTTTTAAATGATGAGGGTATAGAAGCCGCAGAAGTTTTAACCAGGTTTGGCCAGGAAGACGACGAAGAAAACAAAGTTGATTTAGCCGAGCAAAACGAAAATAAATAG
- a CDS encoding S9 family peptidase translates to MIKNLLLRLSIACIAICTLIDAKAQSINWAKDGNSYYQIASGEIISVTLPKSDKKTIISRALLTPAGKDNTIAVRSFQLSDDGTKALIYTNSKKVWRYDTRGDYWLADLTANKITQIGKDKPASSLMFAKLSPDGSKVAYVSKHNLYVENIDGTGAKALTTDGTDRMINGTFDWVYEEEFDCRDGFRWSPDGKSIAYWQIDATRIKNFLMINNTDSIYPYTIPVEYPKVGENPSVCKVGVVDIASAKTNWLDVPGDNIQHYIPRMQWVPNSNNIILQQLNREQNESKVFICNASTGDAKAVYTEKAKAWIDAQDEWKWLNDNKEFTIVSDKDGWNHLYRISIDGKKETLVTKGNYDVIDVKLIDVKNNTVYFLASPTNATQKYLFKTKLDGKGKLEQVTPSILPGTHNYDISPNAAFARHTYNSSIVRPITEWMNFTTGNPFTMDGSVTTQLSKQEAPKNKVEFFKVTTEDGIEMDGWMKKPDNFNPAKKYPVVFYVYGEPASPTAADTYGAGRNFLYAGDMAKDGYIYISMDNRGAPVPKGSEWRKSIYKNIGVLNIRDQAMAAKKLLATNAFMDKDRVAVWGWSGGGSSTLNLMFQYPEIYKTGIAIAAVGNQLTYDNVYQERYMGTPFPSKEAYVKGSPITYAKNLKGNLLYIHGTGDDNVHYQNAEMLINELIKNRKVFQLMSYPNRTHSISEGEGTSEHLSLTYTKFLKENCPPGAR, encoded by the coding sequence ATGATTAAAAACTTATTACTCAGATTATCAATAGCCTGCATCGCGATATGTACGCTAATTGATGCAAAAGCCCAAAGTATCAACTGGGCAAAAGATGGTAACTCCTACTACCAGATTGCAAGCGGAGAAATTATTTCGGTTACCCTCCCTAAAAGCGATAAAAAAACAATTATTTCCAGAGCGTTATTAACGCCTGCAGGAAAAGATAATACCATTGCGGTAAGAAGTTTTCAATTATCTGATGATGGTACAAAAGCATTGATTTACACCAACAGTAAAAAAGTTTGGCGTTACGATACCCGCGGCGATTATTGGCTGGCTGATTTAACGGCTAATAAAATTACCCAAATCGGGAAAGATAAACCAGCATCATCTTTAATGTTTGCTAAATTATCACCTGATGGAAGTAAAGTAGCTTATGTAAGCAAACATAATTTATATGTAGAAAATATTGACGGAACTGGTGCTAAAGCTTTAACCACAGATGGTACAGACCGCATGATCAATGGTACCTTTGATTGGGTTTATGAAGAGGAATTCGATTGTCGTGATGGTTTTAGATGGAGCCCTGACGGGAAATCAATTGCTTACTGGCAAATTGATGCCACCAGGATCAAAAACTTTTTGATGATCAACAATACCGATTCTATTTATCCTTATACCATTCCGGTTGAGTATCCAAAAGTTGGCGAAAATCCTTCGGTTTGCAAAGTTGGTGTAGTTGATATCGCCAGCGCGAAAACAAACTGGTTAGACGTTCCTGGCGATAACATCCAGCATTACATTCCACGGATGCAATGGGTACCAAATAGTAATAACATTATTCTACAACAGCTTAACCGTGAGCAGAACGAAAGTAAAGTATTTATCTGCAATGCCAGTACCGGAGATGCAAAAGCAGTTTATACTGAAAAGGCAAAAGCCTGGATTGATGCACAGGATGAATGGAAATGGTTAAACGACAATAAAGAATTTACCATCGTATCAGACAAAGATGGCTGGAACCATTTGTACAGGATCAGTATTGATGGAAAAAAAGAAACATTGGTTACAAAAGGTAACTATGATGTAATTGATGTGAAATTGATTGATGTAAAAAACAATACGGTTTATTTTCTTGCGTCACCAACCAATGCCACTCAGAAATATCTATTTAAAACCAAGTTGGATGGAAAAGGAAAATTAGAGCAGGTTACCCCTTCTATCCTACCTGGAACGCATAATTATGACATTTCTCCAAATGCAGCTTTTGCCCGTCATACCTATAACAGTTCAATCGTAAGACCAATTACCGAGTGGATGAATTTTACCACAGGTAATCCATTTACGATGGATGGAAGTGTTACTACCCAATTATCAAAACAGGAAGCGCCTAAAAACAAAGTTGAGTTTTTCAAAGTAACTACAGAAGATGGCATTGAGATGGATGGATGGATGAAAAAACCTGATAATTTTAATCCTGCTAAAAAATATCCGGTTGTATTTTATGTTTATGGTGAACCTGCTTCGCCTACAGCAGCAGATACTTATGGCGCCGGAAGAAACTTCCTATACGCTGGCGACATGGCCAAAGATGGTTATATCTATATTTCGATGGATAACAGAGGTGCTCCTGTACCAAAGGGAAGTGAATGGCGTAAAAGCATTTATAAAAACATCGGTGTGCTTAATATCCGCGACCAGGCCATGGCAGCTAAAAAACTATTGGCGACTAACGCTTTTATGGATAAAGACCGTGTAGCCGTTTGGGGCTGGAGCGGTGGCGGTTCGTCTACCTTAAACCTGATGTTCCAATATCCTGAAATTTACAAAACAGGTATTGCCATTGCAGCAGTTGGCAACCAGTTAACTTACGATAATGTTTATCAGGAACGTTATATGGGTACACCTTTTCCAAGTAAAGAAGCTTATGTAAAGGGCTCTCCCATTACTTATGCCAAAAACTTAAAAGGAAATTTATTGTACATCCATGGTACCGGCGATGATAATGTACACTATCAAAATGCCGAGATGCTAATCAATGAACTGATTAAAAACAGAAAGGTTTTTCAACTGATGAGCTACCCTAACCGTACACATAGTATCTCAGAAGGTGAAGGAACAAGCGAGCATTTATCGTTAACCTACACCAAGTTTTTAAAAGAAAACTGCCCTCCTGGAGCAAGATAG
- a CDS encoding DUF4412 domain-containing protein, which translates to MFKSIKTSVVALILVSSAIIAHAQKKIAEGTITYGLSYKLTEEQKAAMGGQEPPAELKVKFNNGLTKIEMEQGPALIGIVSDNNEKTGLLLIDVPVAQKQFAVKQTKADIEKAMGAIPKYSDFKATGEKQTIGGFSAEKYSYKDDKGATLELWATKDIELPNVGSQNYFPGLTAFPVKYTLVQRGVETTTTLKSVVEGKVGAISKEVPTGYEVVTMEDLAKMQGGGE; encoded by the coding sequence ATGTTCAAATCAATCAAAACAAGCGTTGTCGCTTTAATCTTAGTAAGTAGCGCGATCATCGCCCATGCGCAAAAGAAAATAGCTGAAGGTACCATTACCTACGGCTTATCGTATAAATTAACAGAAGAGCAAAAAGCTGCAATGGGCGGACAAGAGCCACCTGCAGAATTGAAAGTTAAATTTAATAATGGTTTAACCAAAATCGAAATGGAACAAGGTCCTGCTTTAATTGGTATCGTTTCTGATAACAATGAAAAAACAGGTTTGCTTTTAATTGATGTGCCGGTTGCCCAAAAACAATTTGCAGTTAAACAAACTAAAGCTGATATTGAAAAAGCAATGGGTGCTATCCCTAAATATTCTGATTTCAAAGCTACAGGCGAGAAACAGACTATTGGTGGTTTTAGTGCTGAAAAGTATTCTTATAAAGATGATAAAGGTGCAACCCTTGAACTTTGGGCTACAAAAGATATCGAATTACCAAATGTAGGTTCTCAAAACTATTTCCCTGGTTTAACGGCTTTCCCTGTAAAATATACATTGGTTCAAAGAGGTGTTGAAACTACTACAACTTTAAAATCGGTTGTTGAAGGTAAAGTTGGTGCAATCTCGAAAGAAGTACCAACAGGTTATGAAGTAGTAACAATGGAAGATTTAGCAAAAATGCAAGGTGGTGGTGAATAA
- a CDS encoding ATP-dependent DNA ligase: MKRFAKLIQQLELSNKTNDKIAALVDYFNHADDKDKVWVIALFTGKKPKRPIKSALLKYWAIDITETPEWLFAESYSNVGDLSETIALLLPPAENTSDFQLHTWIEELHDLEGKDDETKKDFILSAWNKLETQERFIFNKLISGNFRIGVSNKMLVNALAKQSSFDSAQIMHSIMGKWNPYEITFHELINGIHVNTDNSWPYPFCLAYALEQEPEKLGDISEWQAEWKWDGIRGQIVKRNGELFIWSRGEELVTEQFPELHFMIDVLPDGVVLDGEILAVQDKQVLSFSTLQQRLNRKTINKKQLEDAPIGFFVYDILEYEAKDFREEPLSVRRKILEQLIGGLDESPVIISPVINCNTWEELAELRQTSRSINSEGIMLKKLSSHYHSGRKRGDWWKWKINPYTVDAVMIYAQKGSGRRANFFTDYTFAVRDGENLVTIAKAYSGLTDKEIKEVNSFVTRNAIEKFGPVRTVKPELVFEIAFEGIAESKRHKAGLALRFPRILRWRKDKKADEINTLEDLRQLLQSTL; the protein is encoded by the coding sequence ATGAAACGTTTTGCAAAACTGATCCAGCAGCTCGAACTGAGCAATAAAACCAACGATAAAATCGCAGCATTGGTTGATTATTTTAACCATGCCGACGATAAGGATAAAGTATGGGTAATTGCTTTATTTACAGGTAAAAAACCTAAAAGACCGATTAAATCGGCCTTACTAAAATATTGGGCGATAGACATTACCGAGACACCCGAATGGTTATTTGCAGAAAGCTACTCCAATGTAGGCGATTTAAGTGAAACCATTGCGCTATTATTGCCCCCTGCCGAAAACACATCAGACTTTCAATTGCACACCTGGATCGAAGAACTGCACGACCTCGAAGGTAAAGATGATGAAACCAAAAAGGATTTCATTTTAAGTGCCTGGAACAAACTCGAAACCCAGGAACGTTTTATTTTCAATAAGTTGATTTCCGGTAATTTCAGGATTGGCGTTTCCAATAAGATGCTTGTAAATGCCCTGGCCAAACAAAGCAGTTTCGATAGTGCGCAGATTATGCATAGCATTATGGGTAAATGGAATCCTTACGAAATCACCTTTCATGAACTAATAAATGGCATCCATGTAAATACCGATAACTCCTGGCCTTATCCTTTTTGCCTGGCTTATGCACTAGAACAGGAACCAGAAAAACTGGGCGATATTTCGGAATGGCAGGCCGAATGGAAATGGGATGGTATCCGCGGGCAGATTGTAAAACGGAACGGCGAGCTTTTTATCTGGAGCCGTGGCGAAGAACTGGTTACAGAACAATTTCCTGAACTGCATTTTATGATCGATGTTTTGCCCGATGGAGTGGTTTTAGATGGCGAAATTTTGGCGGTACAGGATAAACAGGTGTTATCATTCAGTACCTTGCAGCAGCGTTTAAACCGTAAAACGATTAATAAAAAACAGCTTGAAGATGCTCCTATTGGCTTTTTTGTTTATGATATTCTAGAATATGAAGCCAAAGATTTCAGGGAGGAACCTTTAAGCGTAAGGCGAAAAATATTGGAGCAATTGATTGGCGGATTAGATGAAAGTCCGGTGATTATTTCTCCTGTAATCAATTGTAATACCTGGGAGGAACTGGCCGAATTAAGGCAAACTTCGCGGTCGATCAATAGCGAAGGGATCATGCTCAAAAAGCTGAGTTCCCATTACCATAGTGGCAGGAAGCGCGGCGATTGGTGGAAATGGAAAATCAATCCCTACACCGTAGACGCAGTAATGATATACGCTCAAAAAGGAAGCGGCAGAAGGGCAAATTTCTTCACGGATTATACTTTTGCTGTTCGTGATGGAGAAAACCTGGTAACCATTGCAAAAGCCTATTCGGGCTTAACAGATAAAGAAATTAAAGAAGTGAACTCTTTCGTCACCCGTAATGCGATTGAGAAATTCGGTCCGGTACGTACGGTAAAACCTGAACTGGTTTTCGAAATTGCTTTTGAAGGAATTGCGGAAAGTAAAAGGCATAAAGCAGGTTTAGCTTTACGTTTTCCACGTATATTGCGGTGGCGAAAAGATAAAAAAGCAGATGAAATTAACACTTTGGAAGACTTGAGGCAGTTGCTTCAATCTACCTTGTAA